In Streptomyces griseiscabiei, a single genomic region encodes these proteins:
- the trxB gene encoding thioredoxin-disulfide reductase, which produces MSGEIRNVIVIGSGPAGYTAALYTARADLKPLVFEGSVTAGGALMNTTEVENFPGFPEGIVGPDLMDSMRAQAARFGAELVADDVVAVDLTGSVKTVTDSSGTVHRARTVIVTTGSQHRKLHLDREDDLSGRGVSYCATCDGFFFRERDIVVVGGGDTAMEEATFLTRFARSVTVVHRRSTLRASQAMQNRAFADDKISFAFDSEIAEIKEEGGALSGLVLRDVFSGETRELAATGLFVAIGHDPRTELFAGQLDLDDEGYLKVASPSTRTNIPGVFGAGDVVDHTYRQAITAAGSGCAAALDAERHLAALTDTAQDAEPDRTPAAA; this is translated from the coding sequence GGCTCCGGTCCCGCCGGATACACCGCCGCCCTGTACACGGCGCGCGCCGACCTCAAGCCGCTGGTCTTCGAGGGCTCGGTCACCGCGGGCGGGGCACTGATGAACACCACCGAGGTCGAGAACTTCCCCGGGTTCCCCGAGGGCATCGTCGGCCCGGACCTCATGGACAGCATGCGCGCCCAGGCGGCACGCTTCGGCGCCGAACTCGTCGCCGACGACGTCGTTGCCGTCGACCTCACGGGCAGCGTCAAGACGGTCACCGACTCCAGCGGCACCGTCCACCGGGCCCGCACCGTGATCGTCACCACCGGCTCCCAGCACCGCAAGCTGCACCTGGACCGCGAGGACGACCTGTCGGGCCGCGGCGTGTCGTACTGCGCGACGTGCGACGGGTTCTTCTTCCGGGAGCGCGACATCGTGGTCGTCGGCGGCGGCGACACCGCGATGGAGGAAGCCACCTTCCTCACCCGTTTCGCCCGCTCCGTCACCGTCGTCCACCGCCGCAGCACGCTGCGCGCCTCGCAGGCCATGCAGAACCGCGCGTTCGCCGACGACAAGATCTCCTTCGCCTTCGACAGCGAGATCGCGGAGATCAAGGAGGAGGGCGGCGCGCTGTCCGGCCTCGTCCTGCGTGATGTCTTCTCCGGCGAAACGCGGGAACTGGCAGCCACCGGCCTGTTCGTCGCGATCGGACACGACCCGCGTACCGAGCTGTTCGCCGGCCAGCTGGACCTGGACGACGAGGGCTACCTGAAGGTCGCATCCCCCTCGACCCGCACGAACATCCCCGGCGTCTTCGGCGCGGGCGACGTCGTCGACCACACCTACCGCCAGGCCATCACCGCCGCGGGCTCCGGCTGCGCGGCGGCCCTGGATGCCGAGCGCCACCTCGCCGCCCTCACCGACACCGCCCAGGACGCCGAGCCGGACAGGACACCGGCCGCAGCCTGA